The genomic window TGCCCAGCTGTAAGTCAAAGAAGCGGGTGGAGGTTGTCACACTGCTGTTCCTGGTGTAGGTTTCCTGGACAGGGTAGCAGTCCTTGACTGTGTAAACACCAACCCAGGCCTCATCTgcacagtacagacagacatCAATCAGTAATTCCACCCCGATTGCTTTTCTTTAAGATTCATTTATACCTGACCGGCAACAGTCAGGACGCTGATTTCAATCCACTATAAAGCGGGCAAGGAAAGGCATgtttttgtaaagaaatgtaatgaTATTTGAAACCACAAGCATCTTTATATGTCATCTTTATTTGACTTTATATGTTTAAAAACTGAGCTTTAACACAGAAAtgttcatcttcatcttcaatCAGTTGCAGTCTTTGTTATTAGAACTTTGTTCTTGTCTATTTGTGTGGACTGACCTCAACCTTGTTTCATTTACTCTCAGGCATAGATACTGCATAAGTCATGCATTTATACTGTATCTTACATGAGGCTGTTAACACTATGAACAGCACATGAGTAATGCTTTGCAATAATTAATatgcatgacaaaaaaatgacattccAAGACAAATACCGTCCTTGGAAACCGCCAGGGAAACATTCAGATAACATAAGACATGTAATCTGAAAACTCATTTGCAATCCAACAGAGTATTGATTTCCtggtcaataataataataataataataataataataataataattactttttCGAGCAGGCTTCCTGTCTGACCACTCTTGCACCTCAATCATGTCACCAGGACCACCTATGAAGTACTGGTCCTCATAAGTGGAGTTTTCCGGAATGTCATAGGGATCCCAGGTTTGTGTCAGAGGGATCTTGGAGCACTGCTGGGTGACCTGTTCGATCTGGAATAGTACGGCACTCTTGAACAGATAGATGTATTCAAAGAACCTTAAAAAAGGTAAAGAAAGTTATTTTGCTGATAAGGTTTGTTGAAAGTAGGCATTTCATTAACCCGTTGTATTGCAGGTCATATTGTATCAGTCTGAGGCATATCATAATGCTGAAGGCACTTGTAGGCTACCACAATCTTATGGGTTCAcacattgaaaaatatgtaaattcGTCCTGCATAGCacttttacaaagcaacgtgtactgtagaaataaaattaaaaataaaagcaggatcCTGATACTTTACAATAACTGGCCATCGTCATTATAGTATTCAGGATGACATGCTCACGGCACCCTCGGCTATGGATGGATGGCATTTAACCTACTGTGTGATTCGTTAATAGAAACGTTGAGTTGATACGATTATTCAAGTATTAAAGGGGGAAAGGGATCAATacggaaaataaaacaaattacgTAAGGGAACACGGTTGtgtacaatgaaaaaaaaattcgaCCAAGGATGCTGCATCGCTTCTGTGCATCGCTTACGATTGACGTTTACGATTGCCGTGAAGCCCAAAATTCGTAAGGCACGCATAAAATAAAGGAGAGGATTTCTTATATTCGTATAAGAATCGCTTCAATGCATGCGTCTTTAGCAAAGAGTCCTGACAGAGTCACGTGTTCATAATGCAGTTACTGTCATCATCAAAAATATGTTATATCACGTTCCGATCATAACGACTCATCAACAAATCCGATGTCAAGGACTGAGTAGAATGTTGGTATGAGCAGAATAATACGTTGCCTACTTTTTGCATGGTACGtgtcctctcttctcctccaagACTCTAATTCGCTGGTTCTGTCCATCATACGAGACCATGGCCCTCGTGTTCCTACCTGTTTTGTGATCATATTCCACAGACCTGCCTTCCCATTGTTGCGGTGCTAAACAGGGCTGAACGGGACCGAAAGTCCCAGGGTAAGCTCGTGAGGGTTTCACTTCCGACAAGCATAATACTAAAGTGGAAAAAAGCACAAGCATCTTGTCAAATGGACGTTCCAAATGCATAAACAGCTACGAAGAAACAGTATATAATCGGCACGGCTGCTAATGGCGGTGCGTTTGGCCGCTCGGCACCCTAGCTTAGAAAAACCCTCTTAATTTTCTGCAAACCGTGCTGCGCAGAAGCAGTAAGTGAACTAGAATCCCTACATACAATATACCACACTGTTCTTCTGAGCACTGGCACTTTTTTGTATGCGGTGCAGAAAGTATATCTCGAGAAGCTGTATTGGCTAGTATAacacagtggttcccaaccttggtcttggagtacccctgtgtatagcctactggttttcattccaaccacaattgcaatccccaAATTTTAACGAGATGTCAATTTTTCCTAATTAGTTTTTcatgagggattatttacccacCTAAGCCACATTATATCAAAAATAGCAGTGAACAATAAAATTCCCATTTTCATATTGtgcaacattccaaaaaatgcataaaagacGGTAAATCAATAGACGTACCTGAACACGTGCTAATTTCCTGTTATTAATACGAGGTTTGGCTCGTTATCGTTTGCTTTGTCTTTAAATTTttcattatcttccagatggttaggTTTAGTGGTCAGGAGTCCACACTTagaagcctattgattcacatcagtctttaatttgatcgattaaaaataatttacctttttATGCAGTTGTTTGCAATGTAGGACagtaagcacaatatgaacatggaaTTGTTTTCTTCATGGTAGGCATAGCTAGttttgacataatgtggtttaagagggtgAAACAGACGATAACTGGTGGGCCAATTTACGCAGTGCAACTCCACGCTAATGGGGATGCGAGAATGTAGTGTAACTCATGTCAATGGTGTCACTGACTTtggaaaacaataaatgatGTAGTCGAAAAGAAGCGGTAAGAAGGCATGTCACTTGTGGCTTTTGTATTCCTCCCACGCTAAATCAAAAGTAACACTTCCATCACCGATGTTTGTAGTAGCTACATTCAGCCATCCTTGAACTGGTATCAGCCGTGACTTAATTCTCACTGTCTTTATGAACGTGCGTGGATTTACGGGTATCAATCAATTTATATAAAGCATTTTCTTTGATTAGCTGGCAGGTGAACTCTTATATTGTGGATATGCTCCGAGTAGCGACCGCTATTCTGTGTTTCTTGGTAGGTGGAGTGGTGGTACATAGTGCCCCCTGCGAGCCGGTTCATATTCACATGTGCAGAACTATGCCGTGGAACATGACAAGAATGCCCAACCACCTGTATCATAGCACTCAGCAGAATGCAATACTGGCAATAGAGCAATATGAGGAGCTCGTGGACATCAACTGCAGCGAGGTATTGCGCTTTTTCTTGTGTGCAATGTATGCTCCAATCTGCGCATTTGACTTCCTCCATGACCCGATCAAGCCTTGCAAGTCGGTGTGTCAAAGAGCGAGGGATGGATGCGAGCCCATCATGAGGCGCTATAACCACAGCTGGCCAGAAATATTCGCTTGCGAAGAATTACCAGTTTACGACCGCGGAGTCTGCATATCACCTGAAGCGATGGTGACTGAATTTGCCGAAGGTGAGTCTCTAATGTTCGCCTTTCGTTTTTATGGAACAGTGAGGTGAGtatggaaataaattattagGGGCACCGAGCGTCTAATTTTCCAAAGACCTGATAAACTATTGCAACTCTACGCGTTGAACATGCTAACCGCCCTTAATTTTGTTTGCATTAATCAAATAAGCAGCACTGCgactgtttattttaatataccATTTTAACTTCATTCAAGATGTAAAAGTTGTCGATGCCTCGCTAGACGTAATGCCAAACGAACCACAAGCTTTGGACTGCAAAACGTGGAATTCTGGTGAGTGAATGCGCATGGCTGGTCTCACAAGCTAGTCACCATTAACTGAATAAATCATTGctgatttactgtctgtgtcGAATGCATCTCAACAGATAGATGCAGATGCCGTAAAATGAAACCAACACTTACAACATATATGGAGATGAAGTATGATTATGGTATGTACCCCAATAGCAATAACACGTTCGGTATCAGCCTGGAAGTCTATTATTTAGTCAtggatatttatatatatgaaaaacatataaatgaaCCCCCTTCTTGCTTCAGTAGGCTGCTGGAGCAAACAAtcactatatataaatatatatatatatatacaacaaaaatgatttcactgtccaaatatggaccgtatttggacagtgaaataatttttgttgttttggctctgtaatccagcacattggatttgaaatgataCGATGactatgaggttaaagtgcagcttatcagcttttattttaatttttacctCCTTAATTTGGAGCAGCCAATTgttaaattacttttggtccctcAGAAAGGGGCACTATGTGTAAAAAAGGGCTGCAATGTAATTGTTTCACTTGTACTTGTTGCAATGTAATTGTTGCACTTGTGTCAAGTACATGTTTCACATGTACTTGAcacaaatccaatgtgctggagtacagtgctaaaacacaaaaattatgTTACTGTGTCAATTGGGTGAAGTATgtatggactgcactgtgttcACTGCCCACTTTATTTGGTACAACTTCTCTTTAAACTATAGtatgctcctccaaacagctaATTATGTGGCttcaactcaatatataaagcatgcatgcaagtttaattttttgtttgaccaaacattagaatagGCAAGAATGTGATGTAACAACTCTGACTGTGGTATCATTTTTGGTGCCAGATGTGGTGGAttcagcatctcagaaacagctgccctcccaGGATTTTTCTGCACTACAGTCtgtagagtttacagagaatggtgcgataaacaaaaaaacatccagcgAGTGGTAGTTCTATGTttcaaaaacaccttgttaatgagagagctCAGAGAATAATGGGCAGACTTGTTAAAGCTCAACggaatggagtgtgtgtgtacgtcttCTGTATATCTGAAGATAGGAATGTTTTACAATAAGTATCCTAAGCAGTAGGTATCTTGTATAggtaattaattattcatgaccatattttgttgcattttttcccTCACTTGCAGTTATTCATGCAAAAGTTGTAGACATGAATCAGACTGGATGCCATGAAGTGATTGTGCTTGTAGAGGTGAAAGAGAAGGTCAAATCTTCCCAGTCAATCACAGAAACTCTCGTACCTGTAATATCAAATTCCTCATGCACGTGCCTGCAACCTCAACCCAATCAAGAAGTAATTATCATGTGCTATGAGTGGGGCTCAAGGTAAGTTGCTTCTGACAGCAAATAGACCATGattacattactttgaaattcATTAGACCTGCAGGTATGAGTGTTATACAGTAACTGCTAGTTTGCACTTTTGAGAcgatgtttgtttatttatttatgtatttatgtatttatgtatttatgtatttatgtatttatgtatttatgtatttatttatttatttatttcggtTCTTGAAAATCCACGCAATGCAGCTTTTATGTAGTGTTAGCTGGGCATCTATTTAAGGAATATTCATTTCAAGAGCCTCTTTACATCATATTTCTCATAGAGGCAACCCTGAAAGGTCCCTGCTTTGAATTTTATCATCTCAACAGTCTTGGGGCACAACTAACCACCAACTTTATTAAAAGCTGAATGTGTGCGATGTTTTCAATTATTAGACATTTTATGACATAATTGCACCTGGACTGTATAAGGCTGTTGAAAAACCTTGTTGTCACTCCAGACTGATGATGCTGGACAGTTGCATCATAGAGGAATGGAAAGACCAGTTGTTAAAGAGATATAAGGTAAGGTCAGCCCCTTAAAAGTGCGGCCTTtcaggtattattattattattattattattattattattattattacagtagtAGAAGCAGTGGCACTAGCAATAGTATCATACATGCAAGTTTCTAGTCAAAGCGCTGATCCCTTGCTATTATTTAACATTAGTGCAATGATGATTCACTGAAACAAAGCTAAGCATTCATCATTTTGCGAATGGGGCTTGTGGCCAAGTTAAAGTTCATGCAATTCCTACAGTAGGTTGTCCAGTGTTTCAGTTCACTGGTTTCTTTGTCACCAGACTGTTAGAAATTGTCAAGCAATCATTTAAAACCTTTCtctcattaaataaacacattttcagccaGAACTGTGTCCCACCTTGTTCCAGTACACGCCACACTCACGTAAAGTCCATTGTAGGTTTTAACTCTTCCTGTGCTATTTGAGAGTCTTCTTTCCATCCATACAGCGCTGGGAACAGCGACTGCAAGAGCAACAGCAGAGGGGTCCCAAGATTAATGCGAGAGGCACAGAGGCGGGCGTGAGGAAAACCACCAGGGCCAAGAAGAAAGCGAGAAAGGGTGGCCAACATGGGAAGCTTTAAACTGCCTCTCCAGCGTGCCATATTCTCTCAGATACTGACTGCAGGAATCTGCCTCCCTTGCGATGgatatcaaaatattttaaaaatatataaggaATGTGTtcttaatacaaaataaaaacaagtttgTAAGGAGTGATGCATTTTGTGAAATGCTACATATTGAATTTGTAACATTGAATGTTCTCATGAACACTAATCTCATGTAggcaaaaatataattacttcTTATAATAAACTTTATAACGCCATCCCAGAAATGTATATGAGGATTACTGTACAATGGCTGTTTGTTCAATATGCATGTAGTTTGCTTTAACTTAATTTCCTAGGATAGAAAACAAGTGGGATAGGAGACCATTTGGGCAGTTGGCTCTGAACGAATATACAAATCCCTCTGTGTGGCCAGGGTTTCAATTTTCTGTCATGGCACTTACTGAAGTGTGAGCCAATATCTTTATGAATAAAGAAGAAAAGTACAGGAGGGTGGATGTGTCCATTacccttaaaataaataaataaaataaataagtgggACAACCCCAGAATGCACATACAATCACTGCAAAACACCTTCCAAGATGATGTCTTCCATGTTAGAGCTCCCTGCTGAAAAATGAGGAAATTATATGCTTATTCTGTGAGGAATTATACCCAGAGACATTGCAAGTAGACACATGGTTATTATATATTGTACAATGCTTTTGTAAGCCTTCAACCATAATTAGCATTTTCTAactaaagaaaaataagaaaaaacagttgGTCTGTTTAAAccaatgctgtgtgtgtttagacAAAAACATGTCCATGTGTCACAGAGGAATCACTTCTATACGGTTTACACTATGTGTCTGAAGAATAACAGCCAGTTCATTTGACAGCCCCAGTAAAATAAACAGGGTTTCTGTTGACTCATTTGTTTCCATGGATTACATTTTCTGGAGAATCTGGATGTATTATCTTTATGGAAATAAACAAGTCTCCAGGAAAGGATAAAAAAACAGATCATTTGTTGGAGAAGAAAATTATCTTAAATGGCAAAAGATAAATGGTGTGATCAACGCTCCTACCTCTGTTCATAACAGTCCACTCATCATACAAGATGTCTAAACTGTTTGCAAATAGAACTCCCTACCAGTCTGAAGGGATTAACGCCTACTGAATTCAACAGGATGCAAATCCTGCTCGATGCAACAGGATATAGTGGTACAAATAAGTGTGAACAGCAGAAATAATTGATTTTATGGTCTGGAATATTAAATAATGAACAATAACTTAAGATGAACACTTGCCAGCTCAACGGGTTGTACTTACAATATATAGCATTTGCACATAAGTAAGAACGGTTATGACCTCTTTTTATATGGTCTATGGTTATGACCGACTTTTACACAGTCTATGGTTATTATATGATTTACCTCTGTCGTCGTAGAACATTAACACCCGTGCCACTAGAGGGAGCCATGCCTATCGTAGCCTGTGAAAACAACATCGTAGTGAGGTGAAAGTTCACGATGTTGTTTCTGATTTAAAGATGGCGAAAAAGCAGCATGGGAAAGTAGGCGTCCAAATGGGTAAgcaaaaaagtaagaaaataacagaaaatttacatttaggAGTCGCATCCAGCGAAGAGGACGACGATGAGGCCCCAGAAGAGGTGACATTCGAGGATTCTAAAGCGGTGGCCTTACGGAGTATGCGAGAGGCCATTGATACCGCAAGAAGGTGCTTTGCAGTATAATATTCGCGAGTTGGCTAGTATCTCATACATTTGTTGCGTGATACAATAATTAGCTTGGTGGTTGCTTTTAACAACCGTCATTTGTTTCCAGAGAAAAAGAATTATTGAAGGAAAAACGAAGAAAGAGGCAGGAACTGTTCCAGGAGCAAAAGGTACGATTTCAGAACGAAATGGGCAATGAGAATATTGCACAGTTAGCTACCTTTCAATACAATGTGTAACTACGAAGTTCTGCGCATAAAGGTTAGTAACGCAATGAGTGCTGCGTTTTTTGTAATGTTGGTGAATGAGTTTGCATTCGCAAGATTTTACGACGTTGTAGCCTGCTGTTGTAACCTGTAAGAAGGCACTTTTGATGCATGATTGCCCCTGTCCTGCGGTATATAGGCTAAATGTAATCTAGAGGTTACATGTCCGTTTTCTCGGATAACTGGTCTGATCAGCGAAATTGTAATGATAgtattgttgtcattattatttttatctgctCCTAACAGAAAAGAAAGCTTCTCCCCGATGATATCCTGGAAGAAATAGACTCTACTATTCCAAAGTAAGCGTTCCCGAATGCACTTCTGGTAGAAGGACATGAAAATGTAGTTAATTCAGTTTCACAATAGTCTAAAATAAGAAATGGTTCTCTCCTTCTATTCCTTTCAGAAAGCCAAAGGCATCCAAAGTTCAAGGTATGACATTGAACCTATATGCAGTTCGCAAATGCAGAATATCCTTCATGTTCTGCAATGCAATTGCGTACATCAACGTTGTCTGGCTGAATGATGGCAATTAAATGCTTTTGTCAAAATAGAAAAGGCCTGCAGATTGCAAttgctgtaattattattatttttttaatcacaggTTTGAAATTTGCTTATGAATTGATGGATTAATTCAGTTACAACTTATTTTTCAAATCGGTTGACAGCCCTAGAATTAACTTTTTGATTTGCACTTCTCTTACAGCCTTGTTTATCAGTCATCTCCATTACTCCTGAAGTTGTTATggtctttctttgttttctagCTGAAAAAGCAGGGGATGGAGAGGAGGCAAGCTCCTCTGGAGTTGAGGAGAGTGGTGGATCAGACACAGATGGGGTAGAAGAAAAGGGGGaggcaaagaagaagaagaagaagcggaAGAGACGAAGGTAAAGTGATGGTTTACTCCAGAGATTAGCCAGAACTGCAGGATTAGGTACAGGTCTCACCTGTGTCTCAATCATGTATTATCAGTGTCTGCCAAGGCTGTGTACAACAGCACTGAGGAATGCCCATCTTGTGTGCTGTACtggagggtatgcacatgacgtcaccgCAGGCGAAAGTgctgcggttacacccactgagtggcagaaagactatgAGTGACAGCGTTAgcattcagcttgaatgccccgaagacacaaaaaacatctaaaatgggaaaggttgtgcgattgactgtacaaatagattcaataAGAAATCGgggctatctttttacagacttccaaaagctaaaaaaaagagaagcagatggatcgctgcaatttgcagaaacaactggaatccaggcaccgaaacgtggatttgcggttgtcattttgtgtcaggtaggctatgttggatttttgggtaaaatcataccttaagttatgtactgtattgactactcatcaattcaatatttagcatctttcatttatattctgtgtaactgtgaagtttttgtcagcatttattaaaaaacatccatgatgatgagccttgtgttctacaaacaaaggggggatggttagatcgtattagctagccaagcatataaattattaaggtatgattttacccaaaaatccaacatacctgacacaaaataacaaccgcaaatccacgtttcagtgcctggattcgagttgtttctgcgaatagCAGCgatgcatttgcttctcttttctttaactttcggcagtctgtaaaaagatagctccgatttcttgttgaatgtccacgGACCACTGATTCTTTGGTAaattgtaaggatcactgtcgagtccaactgcctttaatttaagcagataatcgtttgttttactcccggtttggCTGTTTCCTATACTAAAGACAGCCAtgtcgcagcatgttttgccactcagtcccgactgaggggacgtgttccggtgggaaagtgacgtcaatgcataccctctataggAATGGGCCAGCTATATATATTGAgttctttctgtgtgtatgttttactCGTATATACGAAACTTGGAGTTTTATGTCTTTAGTTATGTTATGTGATATCACAATCTCTAAAGAGACAACCTTACCCCGAACAACAAATACGGAGAACATGTGTTTCAGATACTTAACTACCTTTACAACTACCTGATGTCTATGAAGACACATGCTATAGGTCCTATAACTCAGTAATTTCTGTTGTGTCTTTAAAGAATACACATGTATTTTGAGTGTAAATATGTGTTCCACCCATCAGCTTGAAGGGGAACAGTAGCGTTATGAGATTGAAAGACCAATCCCTGTCCAGCAAGCAGCAGCAGAGCGCCCTCGATTTCATCCAGTCCCGCCTGTATGGTCCGGGGGCCAACAGAACCACAGGTGAGAACCAGAGCTCTGACAACAACAGGCGCACCAATCACACTCAGTCCCTCAGAATGCTCATAACTGCTGGGTCAACTTGACAGAGGAGCTGGGTGTCACCTTGCCATACATGAAAGGCCTGGGAAGTCATACAAGTGTGTTTAAGCTGCTAGCCCTTGGTGTAGTGGCTAGCCAAGAAAAGGTGCTTTAGGCAGGAGCGGGGTTGAAAATCTGTGTTTCTTCAGATGTTGCCTGCTGTAAGCTCCTAGGGAGCAAGTATGCAATTAATTTTGTCTATCACTAGATAAATGCCTCCTACATGacatttgtttggttttctaATTTGTTTCTTGTCTCATTCTCAGTCAATCAGCTTCTTTCACTGCAAAACAAGAGGGCCTTAAACAAAACCGCCGCCGTGCAATTTGTGGACAAGCAGTGGGGTGAGTCTGGATGAATCGCGAGTAAACCAGATGCTTGTAGAGCATGGTCATCTTTGTGAGGCACAACACCATAGCCATATGGCTGATTCACATTAGAAAGTGGTTGTCATACTCTATCTTGGGCCCCCTGTGTATGGTTTTTGTTGCTCCCAATCAGTTTAGAGTGCTTAAGTTCCTCCATAATTTCCCCCCTACGTGGctcaatgcaggtttggctcattgtTATCTGCTTTACCTTTGAACTCATTTCCACTCTAGGTATTCTCACTTTCAGCAGTTAGAAACCCACCATTTTCATCTGTCAGTCTATAGTCACTTGAGTTATTTTGAAAGTTCTTTCTAAAGGAACCATTTGCTATATGGCACATTAGATAAATCAATTGTTTCTAATATTGAAAGTTTTGTAATGTGAATACCGGACATGTATTCATGGCatgtatagctatttctgagTCTCTATGGCTTTAAGAGGCAAACAcctccaacaaaaaaaattaagtgtCTAATAAGAACAATTAAAAGCATGTAATATTGCAGGGGTTGCGGTTGTGGCTGGAGAAATCTAGCAAATAGGACTGAGTATGAGAATCCCTATTTAAAGGAACCACAGTGCACAGAATACACTGCAGATCCACTGACTTTTATGGTATGTGGATCGGCCATACCATAAAATGGGAAAGCATAAATAAGGAGGGGGTCCATCCTAATAATTTAAAGATCATTGAATGCATATTGTAATTTGGACAGCCTAATGCCCTAAAGAGATACACATTATCTTTGGCACCATTTCTCAGAAGAACAGCTGAAAATCTGCAGGTTCGAGGGGTCTGTGGTTATATagatttaaataatgtaatattaagtAAATCTCATACATAAAACAGGACATTAAATGACATGTTGATAATTTAAGAGAGATGGTTTAGAGGTCATATGTGGGTTTATTGTGGACGGGAGGCTTTAGCATTCTTTCTGGAGTCACTGGCCTTTCCTCTGCTGCGTCGAGTGCACAGTTCTCCTTCAGTGTTCTGAGGCTCCTCTTGCCCATTTCTCCAGGTGCAGAGAAGGAGGAGGCAGAGAAGTTCAAGAAGAGGTGGAAGAAcaagcagggggtggggctgagctGAGGGTGGGGCGGAGCCACTGTGGAGAGCTCCACCCAAGTGTCCTCCCTCACTCAGACTGGAATGTGGGGCTACGGACTCATGCTGACTCAATACTGCCCTCTATAGGAATGACCAATCTTCTGGTCAAACCGCAGTTATGTTGAAAAATTGAAAGTATCATGATGCTGTCAAGACTATTGGAGAGGAACATTTTCTgttccttgtttattttttgtaaagtaTAAAAGTTTTCCTCAAACCATGTTTTGTACTATTAACACTGGCTCTTGCCCTCAGCCACAATGGTAATGTTGGCCTGTTGCGTGTTACTCTACAATCCATTCCCTTGAACCATTAAGCACCCTTATAAACTGATTCATTAAGTAACTTGTCTTCTGATTGCTTCTGATTTAATACTGGTCAGCAGTTTTGCAGAAATAGAATGCCTAATTCTGTGATGAAATTAAACTGCATAGCAATGACAAACCAGCCATAGTTTGCAGCATCCATTGAAACTTTCTCACCATTCTGTGGATGCAATAGCTCTGAAAACTCCAGACTGGCATATCAAGAACCAGCTCTCT from Anguilla anguilla isolate fAngAng1 chromosome 8, fAngAng1.pri, whole genome shotgun sequence includes these protein-coding regions:
- the epdr1 gene encoding mammalian ependymin-related protein 1, with amino-acid sequence MHLERPFDKMLVLFSTLVLCLSEVKPSRAYPGTFGPVQPCLAPQQWEGRSVEYDHKTGRNTRAMVSYDGQNQRIRVLEEKRGHVPCKKFFEYIYLFKSAVLFQIEQVTQQCSKIPLTQTWDPYDIPENSTYEDQYFIGGPGDMIEVQEWSDRKPARKNEAWVGVYTVKDCYPVQETYTRNSSVTTSTRFFDLQLGISDPEVFTPPTTCQSARLNLMTHGC
- the nol7 gene encoding nucleolar protein 7, which produces MAKKQHGKVGVQMGKQKSKKITENLHLGVASSEEDDDEAPEEVTFEDSKAVALRSMREAIDTARREKELLKEKRRKRQELFQEQKKRKLLPDDILEEIDSTIPKKPKASKVQAEKAGDGEEASSSGVEESGGSDTDGVEEKGEAKKKKKKRKRRSLKGNSSVMRLKDQSLSSKQQQSALDFIQSRLYGPGANRTTVNQLLSLQNKRALNKTAAVQFVDKQWGAEKEEAEKFKKRWKNKQGVGLS
- the LOC118233110 gene encoding secreted frizzled-related protein 4-like isoform X1, translated to MLRVATAILCFLVGGVVVHSAPCEPVHIHMCRTMPWNMTRMPNHLYHSTQQNAILAIEQYEELVDINCSEVLRFFLCAMYAPICAFDFLHDPIKPCKSVCQRARDGCEPIMRRYNHSWPEIFACEELPVYDRGVCISPEAMVTEFAEDVKVVDASLDVMPNEPQALDCKTWNSDRCRCRKMKPTLTTYMEMKYDYVIHAKVVDMNQTGCHEVIVLVEVKEKVKSSQSITETLVPVISNSSCTCLQPQPNQEVIIMCYEWGSRLMMLDSCIIEEWKDQLLKRYKRWEQRLQEQQQRGPKINARGTEAGVRKTTRAKKKARKGGQHGKL
- the LOC118233110 gene encoding secreted frizzled-related protein 4-like isoform X2 → MRRYNHSWPEIFACEELPVYDRGVCISPEAMVTEFAEDVKVVDASLDVMPNEPQALDCKTWNSDRCRCRKMKPTLTTYMEMKYDYVIHAKVVDMNQTGCHEVIVLVEVKEKVKSSQSITETLVPVISNSSCTCLQPQPNQEVIIMCYEWGSRLMMLDSCIIEEWKDQLLKRYKRWEQRLQEQQQRGPKINARGTEAGVRKTTRAKKKARKGGQHGKL
- the LOC118233110 gene encoding secreted frizzled-related protein 4-like isoform X3; its protein translation is MRRYNHSWPEIFACEELPVYDRGVCISPEAMVTEFAEDVKVVDASLDVMPNEPQALDCKTWNSVIHAKVVDMNQTGCHEVIVLVEVKEKVKSSQSITETLVPVISNSSCTCLQPQPNQEVIIMCYEWGSRLMMLDSCIIEEWKDQLLKRYKRWEQRLQEQQQRGPKINARGTEAGVRKTTRAKKKARKGGQHGKL